Genomic segment of Neoarius graeffei isolate fNeoGra1 chromosome 7, fNeoGra1.pri, whole genome shotgun sequence:
ttatctcagtctattagggtatccctgtactcactatacacTGTGTATGTACCCGGGACACATGCTGTTTTGGGgcggagcctcactttgatttttacgacagcAGCTGGGTCGGTCTGCGAGAGATGTGGATTTTTGCAACAGCTCTGAAGAAAacctgcttgaaatcccctgaatcttgggaactaagacttattataggacttgttcacacgCAACCGACAATCATTGTATCattatctcagtctattagactcaggagctcagattgcagctaCTGACTTTGTATCacagacatgcaactcttgcagtctgtttatagttatctcggtattaagctctgtcttaagtggccacttatattccctcagtttacctgggtatattcactgtcttacatgtacactgaatgtcctgagcaggagctcagatgtgatgaatatttaaaaaaattggaGCTTGTAATATGGCTTTATTGATTCGTCCCTCTGGAGAAATCCTTATCTGTTCAATTTCGACCCCGACAGCACAGTGTTGAACTACAACCCCTTTAGGAATCAATGAGAACCCTTGAGGAAGCCTTAAACTCATCCACACCTTTTGCACAGAACTTTCTCCACACCTCAGCACGCTCTCACTCAAGTTCTCGCATGCAGTGTGTTATGCTCTTTGTTTTAAGACTAATTACCAGATATGATGTTGACAGGTCTGAGCAGATGCTGATTGAGGAGCTGGTTCTTTAGCATGAAGGTGACATTCAGGGAAGAATTCTGAGACGTGTAGCTGCTCTTTAGATAATACAATCCCACAGCTCCACCCGCTCCATCTGCGTCGTCGATGAACTCTGTATGGCCACTGAGGATTTCACCATGTTCTCCAAACCACATGACCTCCGGCTTTGGGAAACCCTCAGTCTCGTAAAGCAGTGTCATGGTGGAGCCACTCATGTTTACGCTCAGCCTCGGTTCTGTGTAGAAAGCTAAAATAAACACACAGATGTTAGTGATTTGGAAGAACTTTCACACAGATTGGTTTATTTATTTCAAGAAATAGTTCATTGTCTGACTCATAAATCCCATTTTTACAGAAACTATTCACCTTGTATAACTCCACTGATAAACCAATCTCTATGGCCTGCACAAAGATAAAACCGATACtagaagttacagtggtgcttgaaagtttgtgaaccctttagaattttctatatttctgcataaatatgaccaaaaacatcatcagattttcacacaagttctaaaagtagataaagagaacccagtttaacaaatgagacaaaaatattatacttggtcatttatttattgaggaaaatgatccaatattacatatctgtgagtggcaaaagtatgtgaacccctaggatgagcagttaatttgaaggtgaaattagagtcaggtgttttcaatcaatgggatgacaatcaggtgtgagtgggcaccctgttttatttaaagaacagggatctatcaaagtctgatcttcacaacacatgtttgtggaagtgtatcatggcacgaacaaaggagatttctgaggacctcagaaaaagcattgttgatgctcatcaggctggataaggttacaaaaccatctctaaagagtttggactccaccaatccacagtcagacagattgtgtacaaatggaggaaattcaagaccattgttaccctccccaggagtggtcgaccaacaaagatcactccaagagcaaggcgtgtaatagtcagcgaggtcacaaaggaccccagggtaacttctaagtaactgaagacctctctcacattggctaatgttcatgttcatgagtccaccatcaggagaacactgaacaacaatggtgtgcatggcagggttgcaaggagaaagccactgctctccaaaaagaacattgctgctcatctgcagtttgctaaagatcacgacaAGCCAGAAagaagattggaaaaatgttttgtggacagatgagaccaaaatagaactttttggtttaaatgagaagcgctatgtttggagaaaggaaaacactgcattccagcataagaaccttatctcatctgtgaaacatggtggtggtagtatcatggtttgggcctgttttgctgcatctgggccaggacggtttgccatcattgatggaacaatgaattctgaattttaccagcaaattctaaaggaaaatgtcaggatatctgtccatgaactgaatttcaagagatggtgggtcatgcagtaagacaacgaccctaagcacacaagtcattctaccaaagaatggttaaagaagaataaagttcatgttttggaatgaccaagttaaagtcctgaccttaatccaatggaaatgttgtggaaggacctgaagcgagcagttcatgtgaggaaacccaccaacatcccagagttgaagctgttctgtacggaggaacgggctaaaattcctccaagccggtgtgcaggactgatcaacagttactggaaatgtttagttgcagttattgctgtacaagggggtcacaccagatactgaaagcaaaggttcacatacttttgccactcacaagtatgtaatattggatcattttcctggataaataaatgaccatgtataatatttttgtctcatttgtttaactgggttctctttatctacttttaggacttgtgtggaaacctgatgatgttttaggtcatatttatgcagaaatatagaaaattctaaagggttcacaaactttcaagcaccactgtatatttactTTTTATCTTCATAGCTTGTCATGCAAAGCAAAAAAGCAAGGTTAATATTGCGCATAATTAACTTTGTTAAAATTATATACTTGATGCAAGAGTGAACAATTCACTCAGTAATGTGCCTGTTTGTACATTTCGAGTTGATAAAAATAGCAGGCTTGATCtgccaaaaaaaaatcaacacacaAATGAAACTGAAATTGTGTTCTCATCTGAATCAGCTCTGAATTCTGAATGTGActctgcttgggtcagctgattgttgtgaATCGTGGTTTTCCAAACACGTGTGTTGCTGACAGTGGAGTTGCAGTGTGCTCTCTGGTGGATCCATCTTCTATCTCTCCGTTTCTGTTTCAGTGGTCGTGATCAACACAGATATCGATTTATCAGCAATGTGCTCATATCGGCCAATAATATTGGCACGCCGATTTATTGGTTTGGCCTGACTTTAGGTATGCTAAATATTATATAATGCTAAACTGGCAGTTAGCATCATTTCATTAGGCTCATAGTGCAAAGATTCAGACACTGAATACGTCTTGGTAGATTGAATGCATCTAAGGTAAAAGGGGGGaaactacaataataataataataataatatgcatcaATATGTTGGGCAAAGCAAGTACACAAAATCTAAACTTTTCCCAAATTCTGAACCACAACCTTTTgacttggataaaaaaaaaaaaaaaaaaagagagagacttcATTGGGATCCAAAAGTCTGAGGCTATTCCCAAGCTTCCATGATGGTTCTCTGTTCTAGAAGCCTGTATGTTCTTATCTTATTGACTGAACATTATTCAAATCTTCATACCTCCATATTCCAGCTGCACTGTGGCTTTATCCGTGCCCTTGGTGCTGCTCACTGTGCACAGGTACCCCCCGACATCTGTCGGCCCCACCGGCTTGATCCTGAGCGTCGCATTGCCTTTCCACAGCTCGGACACGAACAGCGCCGTGCGGTTACGGTAAACCGGACTCTGTAAATCCAGCTGGTTCCGCTGGAAATAGAAACTGTGCACGACACGGGCATCCTCCACCCGCTGCCATGTGACAACCAGAGATGAAAGGTCAGAGGTGGAGTCAGGGGTGAACTCGCAGCCCAGGATGGCCGGTTGACCTCGGACTGCGATGATGTGACCTGCGGGGGTGCTCACTTTAAAGCCTGCAGAGACACAGacaaattcttttttttccccatctttTTACTTCACTCCCGTCTTCTCCACACAGACACCTGGCATCAACACTCACTGCATATCCCTGATTGAAGGAATAGAACACTTGAGGGTGTGCTGTTCAAGGAAAATAATCCATAACATACTGGTGTGATGAAGCAATGTTATTTTTACCACCCTGATGTGGATCAAAacaagtgtttcattcctcttgAATACAGCAATTTGTCA
This window contains:
- the zgc:172120 gene encoding CD276 antigen; protein product: MNNLIFLLSFLTTCTGFKVSTPAGHIIAVRGQPAILGCEFTPDSTSDLSSLVVTWQRVEDARVVHSFYFQRNQLDLQSPVYRNRTALFVSELWKGNATLRIKPVGPTDVGGYLCTVSSTKGTDKATVQLEYGAFYTEPRLSVNMSGSTMTLLYETEGFPKPEVMWFGEHGEILSGHTEFIDDADGAGGAVGLYYLKSSYTSQNSSLNVTFMLKNQLLNQHLLRPVNIISDGENHSCRAITTAFTVFCVLCVLLLLCVIILLIKMRRTAWRHSHLFTNGTASRRNENETGSL